In Carassius carassius chromosome 27, fCarCar2.1, whole genome shotgun sequence, the sequence AAACAATGACACAtgacctttttgttttttgaccaCATTTAATTGTATGTTTTCACCCCCAACAGGCAGCTTcaacctaaataaaataaaaataaaatatgacttgTGTGTCTGGTAAATTAAGGGGAAAGTGAAAACCTTTAACATGGTTTGGACAgtattaactaaaataattattggcaTAACTGTCTCTTATAACCCTGCCTATTTCATTGTCATCAAAAATGCCTTCAATGTCCCAGTCTTGCTCTACAACCATCCTTGGTTGCCTCTCTCTCCTCAGGCAGGCAATGTTATGTAGCACAACACATGCAACTACAATGTCACATGCCCTTTGTGGAATCACTCTGAGGTAATTCAGGCACTGGAACCTTGACTTGATGAGCCCAAATGCCATCTCTATACGAGCTCTTGTGCGTGCATGGGCAATATTGTAGTTGTGCTGTGCCTCAGTCTGCGTCTCCTGATAGGGAGTCAAGAGATGACGCAGACATGCATATCCCTTGTCTCCCAGcaaaacgtctcgggttacttgactgtaaccctgttccctgaaaaaagcgggaacgagatgctgcgctcaatagcgctaatgagaacattctttgttcgaccggttgtgaagcacgtgtgtcaaacacgccaagaattggcttacataacctcggcaggtgacgtcactgataacgtgcacctgcaggttataaatagacgtgaaacggaaacatcctcaggttacccctttgtctgaagagacgtccggacacgtcgacagtgtggcattgaggcgcagcatctcgttcccgctttttcagggaacagggttacagtcaagtaacccgagacgttccctttcaaaagctactctcgatgctgcgctcaatagcgctaatgggaacgagaataccaacgccgccacactgtaagtgtctggacccccaaggctgtgtagtatgtgtgcacaaacatcgaagaggtctcagacatgactctgggatgtggactcaagggcatgggagcccggagtagcatcgacatccaaactatagaatctgacaaatgtctgcggaaaggaccaacctgccgcatcacacacttgctgcaagggcgcacctcttgctcaagccattgaagatgcaacccaactggttgaatgggcactaactcctagaggcgaagtttgaccacgcgcctcgtaggctagggcaatagcaaccctcacccaatgtgaaactgtttgcctggtggcagccgcacccctgactgcggcccccacggcatatgaaaagctgctctgacttacgccactggctagtgcggtggaagtaaatctgaagagcacatactggacacagtaagtgaagtctcttctgctccggtgttgtaaatggcggaggacagaagactttggaaattagtaggatggacatccaaactatagaacctgacaaatgtgtgcggagaggaccaacctgccgcatcacacacttgagcaggaacatccctcacccaatgtgaaactgtttgcctggaggcagcccccccccccggttgcggcccccatggcatatgaaacgttgctctgacttatgccactggctagtgcggtggacgtaagtctgaagagcacgtacagaaagcttcgagaatgaccggatgtatggtcgagaaaggaacttttggaagatagttagggtgaggatgcaaaatagctttgactcacctaggggcaaaatcggaacaggatggcaggactgacaaagcctgtaaatcccgaatTCTCCTTAGAGATGTAACGCCCATAAGAAAAACaatctttagagtcagaagcctggcaggcgctgattctaatggttcgaatggggggccagccaacccttcgagcactatggctaaatcccatgaagggaccgtagctctagtgggtggcctcaaccgcttagccccacgaatgaagcgggcgactagagggtgctttccaacagaaaccccatcaatcagaatgtggcaagccgaaatagcggccacataggttctgagagtactagagcctgtgcctgaggacaatttctcttgcagaaattccagtactgaaacaatttggcagtgagctgggtctgcatggtgtgtcatgcaccagccctcaaaaacactccatatgagggcataagttcttttagtggagggagtcctagcacttagaatagtctctattactgtggctggaaggccagcatctgtggttggtcccctcatgggccagacgtgaaggttccagagctcaggccggggatgaaatactgtcccctgtgcctgagagagaagatctctcctgactggaatcgcccaaggcgagccatcgaggagggatattagatctgggaaccaaactccggtcggccaacgggacgctatcagtaagaggcgagacccctgtcgacggaccttggccaggactcccgggagcagagcaatcggagaaaaggcgtaaagacgcagtcttggcctcgcatgggccatagcgtccagaccTAGGGGAGCTGGATGCGTcaaagagatgtagaggggacattgtgccatctcctgtgaagcacagaggtccacttctgctacttgaatctttcccagatttgactacttaggggtggagtttccatttcccgtgtttcacagcttgtctggacagcaagtctactcccacattcatatgcccaggaatgtaaatcgccctgagggacaggaacttgtcctgtgcccaaagcagaacctggttcGCTAACTCATTCgagcggcgcgactgcagtctgctctggcgatttatttaagagtctacagatgtgttgtccacccgcactaggacatggtagcctctcaactgctggaggaagtatttcagggccagaaatacagtcttcatttcgaggcaattgatgtgccaattcgagaagatgacctctccagatcccttgggctggacagccaactaaggccgctccccagcccatgagggaagcgtctgtcattagcatcttgcgatgacaacacggacctagagtgggacccaaagtcagagaccggggtctgaaccacatagatagggtacgaagcccctggcacgtaacccttaattgccactggggattggcccttggatgaaatcccctggctctgagccacaactgaaacggtctcatgtgcaggaggcccaaaggtattaccgtggatgcagctgccatgagacctaaaaccttctgaaagtaatgaacagtgactttctggcctagcttgatgttctttagagtgtttagaatggatttgatgcatgcaggagacagctgtgcctgcattatgatcaaatcccataccacacccaaatacgttgtcctctgagccggagagagaacgcttttcttgccgttgagtctcaaccccagagattcgagatgagctaggacgacatgctgatgtcgaagcgcaagcccttgagactgggtcagattcagccagtcgtttatatacattttaaatgtggatgccctggagtcgtagaggagccagagctgcatccatgaatttcgtataagtgcgggataacaaagctaggccgaatggaagaacctgagactggtaagctttgcccccgaaagcgaacctcaggaacctcctaagttgtggcaatatttcaaaatgaaaatacaggtccatagatctgtgattggacgcagccccccgtctttcttgggaatcaagaaatacagactgtagtagcctgactctctgtctggcaggggaacacattctatggcccctttgaccagcagagtctgtgattcctgtgtcaacagatatgcaagtgccggtttcacagaggtggagaccacgctgttgaaacgcagaagaggatgtgcaaactgaatcccgTAGCCCTTCACTCCAGTTCTTTtgactcatggggagatatttggcagtagcttccacgctgccagcttctccaaaaagagcacttaattgtgacactttgtttgttgtgtgggggggggggggttaagatatctggtgtcctgaaacgtggcaggaagcaacagagcatgtatcattttactggaggccactgccccccgaaacaccgatggtggcggaggttgttcagtgatcccctaagggtgccagggaggagccttatacttctgatagaattttccagggccctccctgaggggacacaccctttgtccacagcttaaggcccttgctttggtcgtaatgactgtactttagtccagctccatctgcggctgccaagtgctacaagctgctccccagtcttatgagggggcgcacaactcgccacactctctgtgaacctcctaccccagaggagctggatcgagtcggactgtttatttatttatttcttgacagccccgacacttgagcacagtgagtgagaaacatattaaaggtctcctcctggcactcagacttatttctttatttattttaatcagcctgatacgcctgcagaacctatggtgtgcagggcagtactagtctgacccacagcatgaaatgtgttccatccaagtgcagatgctgctgcagtacgtggcttggcaggaaacaattgctgtcctttcatatatatatattttatatatatatatatttttcatcatcataatcatcatcattttcatcatcatttatttatatttttatttaaatgatgttgctccaataggggagagatagcagctagcgtctctctcacctttgaaatcataatatacaaaatctaattttaaggctttaatctggtcactgcacgagtcactacctagtaactcctcatgtccttataatcgcgagaggagcgctaggagagagcactctcaatgtccatttcaacagaagctagagctacagcagtctctgcccaatccgaagaagtgcttgggcacgcttcggaggtgggcgcgagaaccgtctgatcctccagatcggagcgcgatcttaatgagtgggaagcagctcgttcctcgtgagagcaaagagcatagcgcggataggaagtgaaccgcggtgcttacaactgccactctagaacgcaaaagcagccttttttttttttaaacaataaacatgcgatttctcttcagagatcggccatggagagcgaggcacacatctcatatggaatcagcaagaatagttagaactttctttctcccttttttctttttataactctcaaaatactttcttttaaactaatactttcatcagcgtgacacacacacacacaatgcggtctctgaagacaaagaaacctgaggatgtttccgtttcacgtctatttataacctgcaggtgcacgttatcagtgacgtcacctgccgaggttatgtaagccaattcttggcgtgtttgacacacgtgcttcacaaccggtcgaacaaagaatgttctcattagcgctattgagcacagcatcgagagtagcttttgaaagggaactccTGAGAATTgacctgaataaaaaaaaaaaaaaaaatttgaagttttttttttaaagctgtagtTTTTGCTATATGTTAAGTGACTAACATACCTTGTGCCAGTTGGTGGGAAAGAGAAGAGGCCTGAAAGATTCTGGAATCATGCACTGAGCCAGGCCATTTTGCCTCTACATTTGTGATGATGCAGTCTGCATCACAAATcatctaaataattaaaaatgtaggtCACTACACtggacttacacacacacacacatatatatatatatatatatatatatatttatagaattttaaatgcatttgcaaTGAATAGAACACAGGTGCCCAGCTTATTGTAAAGAACAATCgcttctagcctacaatataatCTCAGTGGGACTGTACCTGTACATTGATGCTGTGTAATGATTTCCTATTAACGAAGTCTGCTTCATGCGGACCAGACGGGCACTTTATGCGCACGTGGGTGCAGTCCAGAGCTCCGATAACATTTgggaaagctacaaaagttaagtGTTTGTCTGTCAATTGCCATGTCTTACATTAACAGAcaataaatatttccattttctatATAGTTCTTATTTTAACTTACCAGCGATTCCATAAAAGGCTTGTTTAATACTGTGAATCGCTCTGTGGCCAGGGAAGGTGATGAACACattgagtaatttttttaaagacaggTACACAATTCGTACAGAGCGGCAAACCGATGCTTTGCTGATGTTCTCTGCATCTCCAACTGTGTACAAAAATGTTCCGCTGGCAAAAAAGCAAAGTGCAATGCACACAGTCTGCGGGACTGTGAGCGCTTTATTGCGCCGTGTGCTATTTGCGATGTGTGGGCTCAGTAGTAATCTGCAAATATATGCTATCCCTTCCCTCGAGAATCTATACCGCTCATGCAGGTAGTAGTCAGAAAAAGCCAACGGGTCTGCCCTGTCCCTGAAAGTACGCTCTCTTTGAAATGCCCTGCGTATGATTATCGCTCCCTCATCCACCACCTCATCAATGAAAGGACACGCCATGACTATGCGCCCTCCTACACGGGTGGAGCTCCCTATTTATAGACATTTAGGCTAATTGATTCATTACAAAAATCACACCAACtaaacaaataggcctacaatTACTTCTTTACATTTGTTTCACTTTTTGTATGTtcgaattacatttatttttaaagtgcatttgttttcattgttggaCTGATAGTGGTTAGGCctacatgaaataaaatggcAGCATGCCAGAGAGTCCGATGTAATATCACATTCCTAGTGGGTCATTGTTAAAACGGTATTCTGGTTAAGCATCAACTCAGGCTTAGCCTGACAGTTAGCCTGCCCCGGACCAGGCTAGTTTCCCAGCATAAGTTTCCAGGGTAACTGAGTTTGAACTATTTTAAGTTTGCTTTATGAAACAGAATTCACAGACAATACGTCTGACTAACcaaaataagcctggcttattttCTAATTTTGTTTTATGGAACAAACCTCAGCACTACACTTCTCGTTAATTGAAATTAAAGTCAAGAATGTTTCTGTGACATGCCCGCTatgcacaggaaaaaaaaaactttatccacgtctgcctcaagcaactcaaatcttatgtACCACCTCACTTtaacacatgctaacatgttactgtactaCTGAATAGTTGGACGCTTGAATATTTTGAGTTCATACGCTTCATTCGCGCGGGAAATTAACTCCAAAacgaattcgcgtcatgggggggcttctgccagttgagttcagGCAGCATTTTCAACCTCcatttttattctgataattttctaaatattactgttatcgtgtcatgaagtgtagttttaaaagtatttcaagcgaGGAATGTACAGTTGCTGTGaaggataacattttatgaaatcaatttaacaatggcatcagtaaagtattagagaaagttttttaatacacttttgagtgattctgagaatggaacattgatgaatcatgataaaattcgaattggctctaaacattcatgttcaaaattattcaaccccctttgtgcagaatcttttattctttaaaattacctataaacgctgtctgtaagtgtttagaagcttctgtcacctctctactacagttttggcccattccacacctgaaaaagctttcagatcactgataatctttggttttcacattgccactgctttcttcaaattcaaccagatatttgaaatgagaattaagcctggagactgaacaggtcactcaagtacattctttgactgatccctgaaccaagcagtagtagatttggatgtgtactttggtatgactggcctgcaggaaagtccattgatcatcagcttcagtttttgcaccaaaggcatcacaattcttgtcaaaatggcctgacactttaaagaatccatgatgtccttcatacagtcatgatttccacttccttctacagtaaagaaaccccataacaggactgatccacctccaggtttgacgatggagatggtgttcttctgcttatgagctttgcctttttttgcagcagacataccgctgatccatgggtccaaaaagttccagtttggtcacatcactccataaaacattcctccagagctccacaggtccacacaaatgaattttatcaagttggctttttgttcttcttgatcaagagtggtatttatcaagatgtctcaacatgaaggccatacttgtctaatgtttttcttacacactgcattgaaattgttttcctcctttcatcgtgtcatcttgcaagtctttggctgtacattgcaggttttttctcagttgctctgattaaacattttatgatattgtgcttt encodes:
- the LOC132107370 gene encoding putative nuclease HARBI1, coding for MACPFIDEVVDEGAIIIRRAFQRERTFRDRADPLAFSDYYLHERYRFSREGIAYICRLLLSPHIANSTRRNKALTVPQTVCIALCFFASGTFLYTVGDAENISKASVCRSVRIVYLSLKKLLNVFITFPGHRAIHSIKQAFYGIAAFPNVIGALDCTHVRIKCPSGPHEADFVNRKSLHSINVQMICDADCIITNVEAKWPGSVHDSRIFQASSLSHQLETQTEAQHNYNIAHARTRARIEMAFGLIKSRFQCLNYLRVIPQRACDIVVACVVLHNIACLRRERQPRMVVEQDWDIEGIFDDNEIGRVIRDSYANNYFS